A single genomic interval of Stieleria maiorica harbors:
- a CDS encoding MTH1187 family thiamine-binding protein — MKVIVDLCVVPMGVGVSVSKYVAECQNVLQEAGLEHQLHAYGTNIEGDWDEVFAAIKLCHELVHAMGAPRITTSIKVGTRTDREQSMQEKIDSVALM; from the coding sequence ATGAAAGTCATCGTAGATCTGTGCGTCGTTCCAATGGGCGTGGGCGTTTCTGTCAGCAAATACGTCGCTGAATGCCAGAATGTGCTTCAGGAAGCAGGACTGGAGCACCAACTTCATGCGTACGGAACCAACATCGAAGGCGATTGGGACGAAGTGTTCGCCGCAATCAAGCTTTGCCACGAACTTGTTCACGCGATGGGCGCACCGCGAATCACGACTAGCATCAAAGTTGGTACGCGCACGGATCGGGAACAATCGATGCAGGAAAAGATCGACAGTGTCGCATTAATGTGA
- a CDS encoding restriction endonuclease subunit S domain-containing protein, whose protein sequence is MITHDAGIARTAHKGVSRDFALQVSLAHLKNQRFQKIDYITFSIAHIGAGRIAGFDFPLSPVDEQFEIVRVVEERLTAIKQCEKILESEPSPIKPTVADDP, encoded by the coding sequence ATGATCACGCATGACGCCGGAATCGCACGCACGGCACACAAAGGTGTCAGTCGGGACTTCGCGCTGCAGGTCTCTTTGGCGCACCTGAAGAACCAGCGTTTTCAGAAGATCGACTACATTACCTTCAGCATTGCCCACATAGGCGCAGGCCGCATTGCAGGTTTCGACTTTCCCTTATCGCCAGTGGATGAGCAGTTCGAAATCGTACGCGTCGTTGAAGAGCGGCTCACAGCGATCAAACAATGTGAAAAAATACTTGAAAGTGAACCTTCGCCGATCAAACCAACTGTGGCAGACGATCCTTAA
- a CDS encoding terminase gpA endonuclease subunit — protein MANDPRKLKPSECCRLLNSTPLGTVINERQLHRHRVEAGNRIGDGRHVDLLAYADWLHEKRHTPKPVSDVDPYAKLKESARARNAAIALAGRDIGELPAVENAERKAAAAGSFRAFCEAYFRLTFHLSWSPDHLKVINKIEEAVIRGGLFSLAMARGSGKSSLAEVACIWAVLNGYRDFVCLIGSDEGHSCDMLDSIKTELDSNDLLAADYPEVCFPIQALDGIANRANGQLFEGKRTQIGWTAKEIVLPTIAGSKASGAIIKVAGLTGRIRGMKFKRPDGKTVRPSLVVLDDPQTDESARSLSQCANREAILAGAVLGLAGPGKKISGIMPCTVIRPGDMADNILNRDLHPEWNGERTRMVNTFPANETLWQRYAEIRAEGLRAGDGGAAGTEFYRQNREAMDAGADVSWKERFNHDELSAIQHAMNLKLQDEAAFFAEYQNEPLPEETVGADQLTADQVAAKINNMPRNRVPIAGNHLTAFIDVQGKLLFYVVAAWEDDFTGYIVDYGTYPDQQRTYFTLRDARYTLATAAEGTGLEGSIYAGLESLTNELLGREWQRDDGAAMKIGRCLIDANWGHSTNVVYQFCRQSSHASILLPSHGRFVGASSNPFSEYKRRPGDRVGLNWRVPTIHGKRAIRHVIYDTNWWKSFTHARLAVAMGDRGCLSIFGDRPDQHRMFAEQVTAEYYVHTEGRGRTVDEWKARPEQPDNHWFDCLVGSAVAASMQGALLFGTDMLTLPKRERVSFRDLQRRKRS, from the coding sequence GTGGCGAATGATCCGCGCAAACTAAAGCCCAGTGAGTGCTGCCGGCTACTCAACTCGACGCCGCTCGGTACCGTCATCAATGAACGGCAATTGCATCGGCACCGAGTCGAAGCGGGTAACCGCATCGGAGACGGCCGGCATGTTGATCTACTGGCGTACGCCGATTGGCTGCATGAGAAACGGCACACACCGAAACCGGTTTCCGATGTCGATCCGTATGCAAAGCTCAAAGAGAGTGCCCGCGCACGCAACGCCGCCATCGCTCTTGCCGGTCGCGATATCGGAGAATTGCCGGCGGTCGAGAATGCTGAACGCAAAGCTGCGGCTGCCGGTTCATTCCGAGCATTCTGCGAGGCGTACTTCCGCTTGACGTTTCATCTCTCATGGTCGCCGGACCATTTGAAGGTGATCAACAAGATCGAGGAAGCCGTCATTCGTGGCGGCCTTTTCTCGCTCGCCATGGCTCGCGGCTCCGGCAAAAGTTCGCTCGCCGAAGTCGCTTGCATCTGGGCGGTGCTGAACGGGTATCGGGACTTCGTTTGTTTGATCGGCAGCGACGAAGGACACTCCTGCGACATGCTCGACTCGATCAAGACCGAACTCGATAGTAACGATCTGCTTGCCGCCGACTACCCGGAAGTCTGCTTTCCGATCCAGGCCCTCGATGGAATCGCTAACCGAGCAAACGGGCAGCTCTTCGAAGGTAAGCGAACACAGATCGGATGGACCGCCAAAGAAATCGTCCTGCCAACCATCGCCGGCAGTAAAGCCAGTGGCGCGATCATCAAGGTCGCCGGGCTAACCGGTCGCATCCGCGGCATGAAGTTCAAGCGTCCGGACGGCAAAACGGTCCGACCGTCCTTAGTCGTCCTCGATGACCCGCAAACCGACGAATCCGCTCGATCGCTGTCGCAATGCGCCAACCGCGAAGCAATCCTCGCCGGCGCGGTGCTCGGACTGGCAGGCCCCGGCAAGAAAATCTCCGGCATCATGCCCTGCACGGTCATTCGTCCTGGCGACATGGCCGACAATATTCTCAACCGTGACCTTCACCCGGAATGGAACGGCGAGCGGACTCGCATGGTCAATACGTTTCCGGCCAACGAAACGCTCTGGCAGCGCTACGCCGAAATCCGTGCAGAAGGTCTACGTGCCGGGGATGGCGGAGCGGCCGGCACAGAATTCTATCGTCAGAACCGTGAAGCCATGGATGCCGGCGCAGACGTCTCATGGAAAGAACGCTTCAACCACGATGAACTATCGGCGATCCAACATGCGATGAACTTGAAGCTTCAGGACGAAGCCGCCTTCTTCGCCGAATACCAAAACGAACCGCTTCCGGAAGAAACCGTCGGCGCCGATCAACTGACCGCGGACCAAGTCGCCGCCAAAATCAATAACATGCCGCGGAACCGAGTCCCGATCGCCGGCAATCATCTAACAGCGTTCATCGACGTCCAAGGCAAACTACTCTTTTACGTCGTCGCCGCTTGGGAAGACGATTTCACTGGCTACATCGTCGATTACGGAACCTACCCCGATCAACAACGAACCTACTTCACGCTCCGCGACGCGCGCTACACGTTGGCTACGGCCGCCGAAGGAACCGGACTCGAAGGCAGCATCTACGCCGGCCTCGAATCTTTGACGAACGAGCTACTTGGTCGCGAGTGGCAACGCGATGACGGCGCCGCCATGAAAATCGGTCGCTGCTTGATCGATGCCAACTGGGGACACTCGACCAACGTCGTATACCAATTCTGCCGGCAAAGCTCCCACGCTTCGATCCTGTTGCCATCGCACGGCCGGTTCGTCGGCGCCTCGTCCAACCCCTTCAGCGAATACAAACGCCGGCCCGGTGATCGCGTTGGACTCAACTGGCGAGTCCCAACCATCCACGGAAAACGAGCCATCCGCCACGTGATCTACGACACGAACTGGTGGAAGTCTTTCACGCATGCGCGGCTAGCCGTAGCCATGGGCGACCGAGGCTGCCTTTCCATCTTCGGTGACCGCCCCGACCAACACCGCATGTTCGCCGAGCAAGTCACCGCCGAGTACTACGTCCACACCGAAGGCCGCGGCCGAACGGTCGACGAATGGAAGGCCCGCCCCGAACAACCCGACAACCACTGGTTCGACTGCCTCGTCGGCTCCGCGGTCGCAGCATCAATGCAAGGCGCGTTACTTTTTGGTACCGATATGTTGACTTTACCAAAACGCGAACGCGTCAGCTTTCGGGATCTACAGCGGAGGAAACGCAGCTAG
- a CDS encoding DUF2190 family protein: protein MSAAEFVHDGSAIDHTPVADLATGEIVVQGDLVGITRRAIKADTLGSIAVEGVFDVPKDPVAAVAFTAGQKVYVDGSNEPQTTATGNKLLGKAVLAAAAGDESVRVRLSQ, encoded by the coding sequence ATGTCTGCAGCAGAGTTTGTTCACGATGGATCGGCCATCGATCACACACCCGTCGCCGACCTTGCAACAGGAGAGATCGTGGTGCAGGGCGATCTTGTCGGCATTACCCGGCGTGCAATCAAAGCGGACACGCTCGGATCGATTGCCGTTGAGGGTGTTTTTGACGTGCCCAAAGATCCTGTCGCTGCGGTTGCCTTCACCGCCGGCCAAAAGGTTTACGTTGACGGAAGCAATGAGCCGCAGACGACAGCGACCGGAAACAAGCTACTCGGCAAGGCGGTGTTGGCGGCTGCAGCCGGCGATGAAAGCGTGCGTGTCCGGCTGAGCCAATAG
- a CDS encoding DUF262 domain-containing protein — protein sequence MRLLPSDPDIQTIVGRIRHGDIDLQPDFQRGEVWSVIKQQKLVDSVLRDWHVPPIHLVEHFGSKKTDVLDGQQRLVAICDFVDGHFPVNGHTEPYDERIASLDGLTYDQLPPDSRRQFGQFTIRMFRIVDFLPDEPAELFFRLNQAVALTSAEQRNAFFGPVRDQVKEIVDLFAGAPIGFSNSRMSYDDVVAKLCLSVEWRTIREKMSSGQLADKYRSREPFSAETMDRSALGVRCFARSAENWGSKVKLNKATLYSWFWLSVNSAVYDEPATIELLSESVPMVESFRRIKLEELPHSIETAKGTTLPLDKFFPLVQMYYDRSSSRVSDVSSVVGRDFFLWLNLSIVSSSRCIKFNHPAFTDLEGHLKEYLADEESDTSDLLHALLEESEWGHLA from the coding sequence ATGAGATTATTACCGTCCGACCCTGATATTCAGACCATTGTTGGTCGTATCAGGCATGGAGACATTGACCTTCAACCGGACTTCCAACGAGGTGAAGTCTGGAGCGTTATCAAACAGCAAAAGCTGGTGGATAGCGTGCTTCGTGATTGGCATGTACCGCCAATCCACCTTGTTGAGCATTTTGGCAGTAAGAAAACCGACGTTCTGGACGGTCAACAACGACTCGTGGCGATATGCGATTTTGTAGACGGCCACTTTCCGGTCAACGGCCACACGGAACCATACGATGAGCGAATAGCATCGTTAGACGGATTGACGTACGACCAACTGCCCCCGGATAGTCGGCGACAATTCGGGCAATTCACAATTCGCATGTTTCGGATCGTTGATTTCCTGCCGGATGAACCTGCCGAGTTGTTCTTTCGGTTGAATCAGGCCGTTGCGCTGACGTCTGCCGAACAACGAAACGCATTCTTTGGCCCCGTACGCGACCAAGTTAAGGAAATCGTAGATCTGTTTGCTGGTGCACCAATTGGATTTAGCAACTCAAGAATGTCTTACGACGACGTCGTAGCGAAACTCTGCCTTAGTGTTGAATGGCGAACAATCCGAGAGAAAATGTCTAGCGGCCAACTTGCTGACAAGTATAGGTCAAGAGAGCCGTTTTCTGCTGAAACGATGGATCGCAGCGCTCTTGGTGTCAGGTGTTTTGCCAGGAGCGCAGAGAACTGGGGGTCAAAGGTGAAGCTAAACAAGGCAACGCTCTATAGCTGGTTTTGGCTATCTGTGAACTCAGCAGTCTATGATGAACCAGCAACTATCGAATTACTGTCAGAGAGTGTTCCGATGGTCGAATCGTTCCGTCGGATTAAGCTTGAAGAGCTACCACATTCCATCGAAACTGCCAAAGGAACAACGTTACCTTTAGACAAGTTCTTTCCGCTTGTACAGATGTACTACGATCGCAGTTCTTCGCGCGTATCTGATGTTTCGTCTGTGGTGGGTCGCGACTTTTTTCTCTGGCTCAACCTTTCAATCGTGTCGAGCAGCAGGTGCATAAAGTTCAATCATCCGGCATTCACGGACCTTGAGGGCCACTTAAAGGAGTATCTCGCCGACGAGGAATCCGACACGAGTGATCTGCTGCACGCGCTACTTGAGGAAAGCGAATGGGGGCATTTAGCGTGA
- a CDS encoding phage portal protein — translation MLKRLSGIIEQLRGGGLHRSVASGRSPRQPFFSRLRAKYDAANTTLDNLKHWSRADGLSASAANSPDVRRTLRNRSRYEVANNSYARGITLTLANDVVGTGPRLQMLTADDAANRFVEAEFFAWCEAVGLSEKLRTMRLARVADGESFGLLTSNGRLETPVNLDLRLIEADQVASPTLAPDTRRYLDGIQFDADGNPITYDVLKNHPGDGFFILDDEYDTVPAADVVHYYRCDRPGQIRGIPDITPALPLFAQLRRFTLAVLAAAETAAEFAGILYTDAPANGEADAAEPFEPIELEKRMLLTMPGGWKMAQMKSEQPSTTYAEFKKEILNEIARCLNMPFNVAAGNSSGYNYASGRLDHQTYFKSIRVEQSQLARVVLDRILHAWLREAILIEGYLPNSLRTLDSTFEHQWFWDGHEHVDPAKEANAQKIRLASHTTTLAIEFARQGRDWETELKQRAKEIAQMRDLGLTIESETDSSSEPEVTEDHAEDAEPQTA, via the coding sequence ATGCTGAAACGTTTGTCAGGGATCATCGAGCAATTGCGCGGCGGAGGACTCCATCGCTCCGTCGCCTCTGGACGCTCGCCCCGGCAGCCCTTCTTTTCTCGCCTGCGTGCCAAATACGACGCAGCAAACACGACACTCGACAATCTCAAACATTGGTCGCGAGCTGACGGACTGTCAGCCTCCGCAGCGAACAGTCCCGATGTCCGACGAACACTTCGCAATCGATCGCGCTACGAAGTCGCCAACAACAGCTACGCACGTGGTATCACACTGACACTCGCCAACGATGTCGTTGGTACCGGACCGCGACTGCAGATGCTCACCGCAGATGATGCGGCGAATCGGTTTGTCGAGGCAGAGTTCTTCGCTTGGTGCGAAGCGGTCGGTCTTTCGGAAAAGCTGCGAACCATGCGATTGGCTCGGGTCGCAGATGGTGAATCGTTCGGGTTGCTTACGAGCAATGGGCGACTGGAGACTCCGGTGAATCTGGATCTGCGTCTGATCGAAGCCGATCAAGTTGCTTCGCCGACGCTCGCACCCGACACACGTCGCTACCTCGATGGCATCCAATTCGACGCCGACGGCAATCCGATCACATACGACGTCTTGAAGAACCATCCAGGCGATGGCTTCTTTATCCTTGATGATGAATACGACACGGTGCCGGCCGCCGACGTCGTCCACTATTATCGCTGCGATCGCCCCGGACAGATTCGCGGCATCCCAGACATCACGCCGGCATTACCACTTTTCGCACAACTGAGACGATTCACCCTTGCGGTGCTCGCCGCAGCGGAAACGGCAGCTGAATTCGCTGGCATTCTCTACACGGATGCACCCGCGAATGGCGAAGCAGATGCGGCCGAACCCTTTGAGCCGATCGAGCTTGAAAAACGGATGCTGCTGACGATGCCCGGCGGATGGAAGATGGCTCAAATGAAGAGTGAGCAGCCATCGACCACATACGCGGAGTTCAAGAAAGAAATCCTCAACGAGATCGCGCGTTGCTTGAACATGCCGTTCAATGTCGCTGCTGGGAATTCGTCGGGCTACAACTACGCCAGCGGGCGACTCGACCATCAAACCTATTTCAAATCGATTCGTGTCGAGCAGTCGCAACTCGCTCGCGTGGTGCTCGACCGCATCCTGCACGCTTGGCTTCGCGAAGCCATTCTCATCGAGGGCTATCTGCCCAATTCGCTTCGCACGCTCGACTCCACGTTCGAGCACCAATGGTTCTGGGACGGACACGAACATGTCGATCCCGCCAAAGAAGCCAATGCCCAAAAGATCCGTCTCGCCAGTCATACGACAACTCTGGCTATCGAATTTGCGCGGCAGGGGCGTGACTGGGAGACGGAACTCAAACAACGTGCGAAGGAAATCGCCCAGATGCGTGACCTCGGTCTGACGATCGAGTCCGAAACTGATTCTTCATCCGAACCCGAAGTCACGGAAGACCATGCCGAAGACGCTGAACCCCAAACCGCTTGA
- a CDS encoding amidoligase family protein gives MHANDIAFGIEIETHMPGHDRTPIGGYHNGLPVSWLPAGWKAERDGSIRTPAGRKPCEFVSPVLRGREGLQNVETAVDAIKERGARVNESCGLHITISWNGDAAALARLISLIANHEKAIYASTGTRRRERNQWAKQIKTYGNKDAAKTRCEADRYHLLNLTHLARGRQRIEIRAFAGTLNKTKLIGYIQMILGLAELAMNQKRCAGWDYAKKPGTKSCWDRPDAGHGETELNRLFYRLGWTKGWYKGELRNRRFGELTTGENGCDFRPVKKKLLDLARKYDQAS, from the coding sequence ATGCACGCCAACGACATCGCCTTCGGTATCGAAATCGAAACCCACATGCCCGGACACGACCGTACGCCGATTGGCGGCTACCACAACGGCCTTCCGGTTTCCTGGCTACCCGCGGGTTGGAAGGCGGAACGCGACGGCAGCATCCGCACGCCGGCCGGCCGCAAACCTTGCGAGTTTGTTTCACCGGTCCTTCGCGGACGCGAGGGTCTGCAAAACGTCGAGACCGCGGTCGACGCGATCAAAGAACGCGGCGCCCGGGTCAACGAATCTTGCGGGCTGCACATCACCATTTCTTGGAACGGCGACGCGGCGGCCTTGGCCCGACTGATTTCCTTGATCGCCAACCACGAAAAGGCCATCTACGCATCGACCGGAACGCGACGCCGGGAACGAAACCAATGGGCGAAGCAAATCAAAACCTACGGCAACAAGGACGCGGCGAAGACACGCTGCGAGGCCGACCGCTACCATCTCTTGAACCTGACGCACCTGGCTCGCGGGCGACAACGGATTGAGATCCGGGCCTTCGCCGGAACGCTTAACAAAACCAAATTGATCGGCTACATCCAAATGATCCTGGGCTTGGCCGAACTCGCGATGAACCAAAAACGATGTGCGGGCTGGGACTACGCGAAGAAGCCGGGAACGAAATCTTGCTGGGACCGACCGGACGCCGGCCACGGTGAAACGGAATTGAACCGGCTCTTCTACCGGCTGGGTTGGACGAAGGGTTGGTACAAGGGCGAGCTTCGCAACAGACGATTCGGCGAACTGACCACCGGCGAAAACGGATGCGACTTTCGCCCGGTCAAAAAGAAGCTTCTCGACTTGGCCCGCAAATACGACCAGGCAAGTTGA
- a CDS encoding phage major capsid protein, with protein sequence MPKTLNPKPLEAEAESVPSSLRIVCDDAATITLAAADPPIEGDDKPALRKFSMVAYTGGAMRLGGWPYPVVVDLAGLRVTRKSRPILKDHDRGAIVGHTDDIKISDRSLEVAGVISGVGATAQEVIATSENGFPWQASLGASADKVVFIPEGKTAKANGRDHNGPLYIARKSTLGEVSFVALGADDNTEARVAAGQADEDDPETGDDETAVNLEPVNASLEMTTKPKAKPQSQSLSAVEQMRAEAAAESRRIAGIRKLCGDKHPTIEADAIEQGWSVTKTELTVLRSERPKAPDQSQHSPRYNREVLEAAACLSVGIDEKTLLASYGERTLEAANPLRHIGLKELVAECARSEGIDVPRVFGDGTETIRAGFSSMSLPSIMENVMNKTLLAAYQNTPIAAFDLCSVGTVSDFKEVSRYRLLGTGGFEQVAPDGELKHGKLSDQKFTNKADTYGQILTLTRHDIINDDLNAFMDIPRQMGRSGAESIDDLFFTLLLKNSGFFSSGNANLLEGVDTKFGPDSLTVAKTTFRKQKAGPGGKPKDQKPINIRPEYLVVPVELETEAELLMGSAQLMIDAQGSPTKIPVDNPHRNKYRIISTPHLSDSYYQGASSTAWYLFANPRVLPAFEIVFLNGRRTPVIERVEMPPNTLGMGFRSYIDFGVNSQDHRAAVKVTGEA encoded by the coding sequence ATGCCGAAGACGCTGAACCCCAAACCGCTTGAAGCGGAAGCCGAATCCGTCCCCAGTTCGCTGCGTATCGTCTGCGATGATGCCGCGACGATCACGCTCGCAGCGGCTGATCCGCCGATCGAAGGCGACGACAAGCCGGCGCTTCGCAAGTTTTCGATGGTGGCTTACACAGGCGGCGCGATGAGATTGGGCGGTTGGCCTTATCCAGTTGTCGTTGACTTGGCTGGTCTCCGTGTGACTCGAAAGTCACGCCCGATTCTGAAAGACCATGACCGAGGAGCAATCGTCGGTCACACCGACGACATCAAGATCAGCGATCGATCACTTGAGGTTGCAGGTGTCATCTCGGGAGTCGGCGCGACGGCTCAGGAAGTGATTGCAACCAGTGAAAACGGTTTCCCTTGGCAGGCGTCGCTCGGAGCCAGTGCCGACAAGGTTGTCTTCATTCCAGAAGGCAAAACAGCCAAAGCCAATGGGCGTGATCACAACGGCCCACTCTACATTGCTCGCAAGTCCACCCTTGGCGAAGTCTCCTTTGTCGCTCTCGGTGCTGACGACAACACCGAAGCTCGCGTTGCCGCCGGCCAAGCCGATGAGGACGATCCGGAAACCGGCGATGACGAAACCGCCGTCAACCTCGAACCTGTCAACGCGAGTCTCGAAATGACCACGAAGCCGAAAGCCAAACCACAATCTCAATCGCTTTCGGCCGTCGAACAGATGCGTGCCGAGGCCGCCGCCGAATCACGTCGTATCGCCGGCATTCGCAAACTCTGCGGCGACAAGCATCCCACCATCGAAGCCGACGCGATCGAGCAAGGCTGGTCGGTCACGAAAACGGAGCTCACCGTGTTACGCAGCGAACGCCCCAAAGCTCCCGATCAATCGCAACACTCGCCAAGATACAACCGCGAAGTCCTCGAAGCGGCCGCTTGTTTGTCGGTTGGTATCGACGAAAAGACACTGCTCGCCAGCTATGGCGAGCGAACACTCGAAGCCGCCAACCCACTCCGCCACATTGGACTGAAGGAATTGGTCGCTGAGTGTGCTCGCAGCGAAGGCATTGATGTGCCGCGCGTCTTCGGCGACGGCACCGAAACCATCCGCGCCGGTTTCTCATCCATGAGCCTGCCGAGCATCATGGAAAACGTCATGAACAAGACGTTGCTCGCGGCTTACCAGAACACTCCGATTGCCGCTTTCGATCTTTGCAGTGTCGGCACCGTCTCCGACTTCAAAGAGGTGTCACGCTATCGCTTGCTTGGCACCGGCGGCTTTGAACAGGTTGCTCCCGACGGCGAGTTGAAGCATGGCAAACTGTCGGACCAGAAGTTCACGAACAAGGCCGACACCTACGGTCAGATCCTCACACTGACTCGGCACGACATCATCAACGATGATCTCAACGCTTTCATGGACATCCCACGCCAAATGGGACGTAGCGGCGCTGAGTCGATCGATGACCTGTTCTTCACGCTGCTGCTGAAGAATTCTGGCTTCTTCTCGTCGGGTAACGCGAACTTGCTGGAAGGGGTCGACACCAAGTTCGGGCCAGACAGCCTCACCGTTGCCAAGACGACCTTCCGCAAGCAGAAGGCTGGCCCGGGCGGCAAGCCGAAAGACCAGAAGCCGATCAACATTCGTCCCGAGTACCTGGTTGTGCCGGTCGAACTGGAAACCGAAGCGGAACTGTTGATGGGCTCGGCCCAGCTGATGATCGACGCGCAAGGGTCCCCGACCAAAATTCCGGTCGACAACCCGCACCGCAACAAATACCGCATCATTTCAACGCCGCATCTGTCGGACTCGTACTACCAAGGTGCGTCTAGCACAGCCTGGTATCTGTTCGCCAATCCGCGAGTCCTGCCGGCGTTCGAGATCGTGTTCCTCAACGGCCGCCGCACGCCGGTGATCGAACGTGTCGAGATGCCGCCGAACACGCTCGGCATGGGCTTCCGCTCCTACATCGACTTCGGCGTCAACAGCCAAGACCACCGCGCAGCGGTGAAAGTCACCGGCGAAGCGTAA
- a CDS encoding ATP-dependent nuclease has product MRLISLEYSGLLGLGDGKIPLHPVLTVICGANGVGKSTLLTACRLCIDFENAATRSKSRHGSCKIELSLAVSNGNQHNFKLDTGIHTKPDDIEFPVYRIDAGEEWFRIKNLVRNEENWQEVLDAVDPRVLNPGDLNRLSYLTQKTYSECLVYEIEDFAGLPTFPYVEVKVNGTQYKFEEMGAGEGALFLMWWHFDRIQHPCVVLLEEPETHTTGHSQRALMDCLAEQCESRVCSIVTTHSTEIISHVPKECLRLFVRNGNNVDVTQSPNNSLLGMTLGVDVRAELLVLVEDRCARELGKEILRRYRPDVLSNVVFKDVGSNDVVCANGKVFPPVEFLNILCLLDGNERGNFDILDGVKRPVEFLPSNLAPEEFLWQYCESKKAQIAEALDSDAATVNAILASINGFDHHDWFCDLASRLGISYERLLAVLLRIIVSVEAEIAEACQELADGIALHVKSN; this is encoded by the coding sequence TTGCGCCTGATTTCACTTGAGTATTCTGGTTTGCTCGGTCTTGGCGACGGGAAAATTCCGCTGCATCCAGTGTTAACCGTAATTTGTGGCGCGAACGGCGTCGGCAAATCAACTCTCTTGACTGCATGTCGTCTATGCATTGATTTTGAGAACGCGGCAACTCGGTCAAAATCTCGTCATGGTTCCTGCAAGATCGAGCTATCGCTCGCTGTATCAAATGGAAATCAGCACAATTTCAAATTGGACACGGGGATTCATACCAAGCCAGATGACATTGAGTTTCCGGTCTACCGAATTGATGCGGGTGAGGAATGGTTTAGGATCAAGAACCTCGTGCGAAACGAAGAAAACTGGCAAGAAGTTTTGGACGCAGTCGACCCGCGTGTCTTAAATCCAGGAGACCTAAATCGTCTATCGTATCTCACGCAAAAGACCTACTCAGAGTGTCTTGTTTATGAGATTGAGGATTTTGCTGGCCTACCTACGTTTCCTTACGTTGAGGTAAAAGTCAACGGAACGCAGTACAAGTTTGAGGAAATGGGAGCAGGCGAAGGTGCTCTATTCTTGATGTGGTGGCATTTTGATCGTATCCAACATCCTTGCGTTGTCCTTCTAGAAGAGCCCGAAACACATACAACCGGGCATTCTCAACGAGCACTAATGGATTGTCTGGCGGAGCAATGTGAATCACGAGTATGCAGTATCGTAACAACACACTCTACCGAAATAATTTCTCATGTACCTAAAGAGTGTTTGCGTTTGTTTGTGAGGAATGGAAACAACGTAGACGTAACACAGTCGCCGAATAATTCTCTTCTTGGCATGACACTCGGAGTAGATGTCAGAGCTGAACTGCTTGTCCTAGTAGAAGACCGATGTGCTCGAGAGCTGGGCAAAGAGATTCTGAGGCGATATCGACCGGATGTGTTAAGCAACGTCGTTTTCAAAGATGTCGGCTCAAACGATGTCGTGTGTGCGAATGGAAAAGTGTTTCCGCCCGTTGAATTCTTAAATATCCTTTGCCTCTTGGATGGAAATGAACGGGGGAATTTTGACATTTTGGACGGTGTGAAGCGTCCGGTGGAGTTTCTGCCATCGAACCTCGCGCCAGAGGAGTTCTTGTGGCAGTATTGCGAATCAAAGAAAGCCCAGATCGCCGAAGCACTCGATTCGGATGCAGCGACTGTCAACGCCATCCTCGCGTCAATTAACGGCTTCGATCACCACGACTGGTTTTGCGATTTGGCCTCGCGACTCGGGATCAGCTACGAACGACTGTTAGCTGTGTTACTCAGGATTATCGTCAGCGTAGAAGCTGAGATTGCCGAAGCGTGTCAGGAGCTTGCGGATGGTATAGCTCTTCATGTGAAATCGAATTAA
- a CDS encoding winged helix-turn-helix domain-containing protein produces the protein MKKADVKIGGEYYAKVTNKKVVVRIDAENTSGGWDATNLSTNKKVRIKTAGRLQGPARTTEAAAEPATRAKKRVAKKKSDTSTVGEKKLSCVKAALQVLESAGEPMNTQEMIAAMVDQNLWESPGGKTPHATLYSAILRDLAKGDESRFVKTERGRFTVRT, from the coding sequence ATGAAGAAGGCAGATGTAAAGATCGGTGGCGAGTACTACGCCAAGGTGACAAACAAGAAGGTCGTTGTGCGGATCGACGCAGAGAACACATCGGGAGGTTGGGACGCAACCAACCTCTCGACGAATAAGAAGGTCCGCATCAAGACGGCCGGTCGGTTGCAAGGACCGGCCCGGACGACAGAAGCGGCTGCGGAGCCCGCCACGCGAGCAAAGAAGCGAGTCGCCAAGAAGAAGTCCGACACCAGCACCGTCGGCGAGAAAAAGCTTTCCTGCGTGAAAGCCGCCTTGCAGGTTTTGGAATCCGCCGGCGAGCCGATGAACACGCAGGAAATGATCGCTGCGATGGTCGACCAGAATCTTTGGGAAAGCCCCGGCGGAAAGACTCCTCACGCGACGTTGTACTCGGCGATCCTTCGTGACTTGGCGAAAGGCGACGAAAGCCGATTCGTGAAGACGGAACGCGGCCGGTTCACGGTTCGCACTTAG